ATTCGGCTTCCAGGAAGTCCTGCGCGAAGCGTTGCAGCACGCCGCCGGCCTCGTAGATCGACACTTCTTCGGCGGTGTCGAGGCGACAGGTCATCGGCACTTGCAGCGTCTCGCCGTCGCGGCGGTGGACCACCAGCGTCAGGTCGGCGCGCGGCTTGCGCTCGCCCGCCACGTCGTAGCTCTCGGTGCCGTCCAGGCCCAGCGTCTTGCGGTTCACGCCCGGCTTGAATTCCAGCGGCAGCACGCCCATGCCGATCAGGTTGGTGCGGTGGATGCGTTCGAAGCCTTCGGCGGCGATGGCCTCGACGCCGGCCAGGCGCACGCCCTTGGCGGCCCAGTCGCGCGACGAGCCCTGGCCGTAGTCGGCGCCGGCCACGATGATCAGCGGCTGCTTGCGGTCCATGTAGGTCTCGATGGCTTCCCACATGCGCATTTCGCGGCCTTCCGGTTCCACGCGGGCCAGCGAGCCCTGCTTCACGTTGCCGTCGGCGTCCTTGACCATCTCGTTGAACAGCTTGGGATTGGCGAAGGTGGCGCGTTGCGCGGTCAGGTGGTCGCCGCGGTGGGTGGCGTAGGAGTTGAAGTCCTCTTCCGGCAGGCCCATCTTGTGCAGGTATTCACCGGCGGCGCTGTCCATCAGGATGGCGTTGGACGGCGACAGGTGGTCGGTGGTGATGTTGTCGCCCAGCACGGCCAGCGGCAGCATGCCGCGCAGCGTGCGCGCGCCGGCCAGGGCGCCTTCCCAGTACGGCGGGCGGCGGATGTAGGTGCTCTGCGGGCGCCAGGCGTACAGCGGGTCGACCGTGGCGTCGCGCTCGTTGCGCAGGCCGAACATGGGCGCATAGACCTTGCGGAACTGTTCCGGCTTGACGGCCGCCTTGACCATGGCGTCGATCTCTTCGTCGCTGGGCCAGATGTCCTTCAGGCGGATCTCGCGACCATCGGCACCCGTGCCCAGCACGTCGCGCTCGATGTCGAAGCGGATGGTGCCGGCGATGGCGTAGGCCACCACCAGCGGCGGCGAGGCCAGGAAGGCCTGCTTGGCGTAGGGATGGATGCGGCCGTCGAAGTTGCGGTTGCCCGACAGCACGGCGGTGGCGTACAGGTCGCGGTCGATGATCTCCTGCTGGATCACCGGGTCGAGCGCGCCCGACATGCCGTTGCACGTGGTACAGGCGAAGGCGACGACGCCGAAGCCGAGCTTTTCCAGGTCTTCGGTCAGGCCGGCCTCGTCCAGGTACAAGGCCACGGCCTTGGAGCCGGGCGCCAGCGAGCTCTTGACCCACGGCTTGCGCGCCAGGCCGGCGCGGTTGGCGTTGCGCGCCAGCAGGCCGGCGGCGATGACGTTGCGCGGGTTGCTGGTGTTGGTGCAGCTGGTGATGGCGGCGATGATGACGGCGCCGTCGGGCATCAGGCCCGGCTGGTTCTCGACCGTGCCGGCGATGCCGCGTTCGGCCAGGTCGGCCACCGGCAGGCGGCGGTGCGGGTTGGACGGACCGGCCAGGGTGCGCACCACGGTCGACAGGTCAAAGCGCAGCACGCGCTCGTATTCGGCGGTCTTGAGGCTGTCCGACCACAGGCCGGCGGTCTTGGCGTAGGTTTCCACCAGCGCGATCTGCTCGTCCTCGCGGCCGGTCAGGCGCAGGTAGTCGATGGTCTGCTGGTCGATCGAGAACATCGCGGCGGTGGCGCCGTACTCCGGCGCCATGTTCGAGATGGTGGCGCGGTCGCCCAGCGTCAGGCTGGCGGCGCCTTCGCCGTAGAACTCCAGGTAGGCGCCGACCACTTTTTCCTTGCGCAGGAATTCGGTCAGCGTCAGCACCACGTCGGTGGCGGTGATGCCGGGGCCGGCGCGGCCGGTCAGTTCGACGCCGACGATGTCGGGCAGGCGCATCCACGAGGCGCGGCCCAGCATCACGTTCTCGGCTTCCAGGCCACCCACGCCGATGGCGATCACGCCCAGCGCGTCGACGTGCGGGGTGTGGCTGTCGGTGCCCACCAGCGTGTCGGGGAAGGCCACGCCGTCCTGCGTGTAGATCACCGGCGACATCCGCTCCAGGTTGATCTGGTGCATGATGCCGTTGCCCGGGGGCACCACTTCGATATTGCGGAAGGCCTGCTTGGTCCAGTCGATGAAGTGGAAGCGGTCTTCGTTGCGGCGGTCTTCCACCGCGCGGTTCTTGGCGAAGGCGTCGGGGTCGTTGCCGCCGTATTCCACGGCCAGCGAGTGGTCGACGATCAGCTGCACCGGCACCACCGGGTTGACCTTGGCGGGGTCGCCGCCCTTCTCGGCGATGGCGTCGCGCAGGCCCGCCAGGTCGACCAGCGCGGTCTGGCCGAGGATGTCATGACAGACCACGCGGGCCGGATACCACGGGAAGTCCAGGTCGCGGCGGCGTTCGATCAGCTGCTTGAGCGCGTCGGCCAGCATCGCCGGATCGCAACGGCGCACCAGGTTCTCGGCGTGCACGCGCGAGGTATAGGGCAGGCGGTCGTAGGCGCCGGGGGCGATGGCGTCCACGGCGGCGCGCGCGTCGAAATAGTCCAGGCGGGTGCCTTGCAGGGGCTTGCGATAGGATTTGTTCATGCCTCGGTGCGCTTCAGGTTGCCCTGAGCGATCTGTTTTTCAATGTTGAGACGGGATGCGCGGATGTGGCGGCGCATCAGGAGTTCAGCCAGCTCGCCATCGCGGTCGGCGATGGCGTCGAGAATGCGGTGATGCTCGGCATACGACTGCCGCGGGCGGTTGGGAGTGGTCGAGTACTGGATACGGTACATCCGCGCCAGCTGGTAGAGCTCGTCGCACAGCATGCGGAACAGCATCTGGTTGCCGCTGCCCTTGACGATGCGGTAGTGGAAATCGTAGTCGCCCTCCTGCTGGTAATAGCCGGTGCCGGCCTGGAAGGCCTCGTCCTTTTCGTGGGCGTGCAGCACCTGGCGCACCTGCTCGACTTCGGCCGGCGCCATGCGCTCGGCCGCCAGGCGGCAGGCCATGCCTTCGAGCGATTCGCGGATTTCGTAGAGT
The window above is part of the Achromobacter deleyi genome. Proteins encoded here:
- the acnD gene encoding Fe/S-dependent 2-methylisocitrate dehydratase AcnD; this translates as MNKSYRKPLQGTRLDYFDARAAVDAIAPGAYDRLPYTSRVHAENLVRRCDPAMLADALKQLIERRRDLDFPWYPARVVCHDILGQTALVDLAGLRDAIAEKGGDPAKVNPVVPVQLIVDHSLAVEYGGNDPDAFAKNRAVEDRRNEDRFHFIDWTKQAFRNIEVVPPGNGIMHQINLERMSPVIYTQDGVAFPDTLVGTDSHTPHVDALGVIAIGVGGLEAENVMLGRASWMRLPDIVGVELTGRAGPGITATDVVLTLTEFLRKEKVVGAYLEFYGEGAASLTLGDRATISNMAPEYGATAAMFSIDQQTIDYLRLTGREDEQIALVETYAKTAGLWSDSLKTAEYERVLRFDLSTVVRTLAGPSNPHRRLPVADLAERGIAGTVENQPGLMPDGAVIIAAITSCTNTSNPRNVIAAGLLARNANRAGLARKPWVKSSLAPGSKAVALYLDEAGLTEDLEKLGFGVVAFACTTCNGMSGALDPVIQQEIIDRDLYATAVLSGNRNFDGRIHPYAKQAFLASPPLVVAYAIAGTIRFDIERDVLGTGADGREIRLKDIWPSDEEIDAMVKAAVKPEQFRKVYAPMFGLRNERDATVDPLYAWRPQSTYIRRPPYWEGALAGARTLRGMLPLAVLGDNITTDHLSPSNAILMDSAAGEYLHKMGLPEEDFNSYATHRGDHLTAQRATFANPKLFNEMVKDADGNVKQGSLARVEPEGREMRMWEAIETYMDRKQPLIIVAGADYGQGSSRDWAAKGVRLAGVEAIAAEGFERIHRTNLIGMGVLPLEFKPGVNRKTLGLDGTESYDVAGERKPRADLTLVVHRRDGETLQVPMTCRLDTAEEVSIYEAGGVLQRFAQDFLEAESAAGSAKKAG
- a CDS encoding GntR family transcriptional regulator, which produces MSKVLTLPGAASGDSETLAEHIFRKIQSAIVKGEIAPGSKISEPELARIHGVSRGPLREALHRLEGQKLLVRVPHAGARVVSLSPQELAELYEIRESLEGMACRLAAERMAPAEVEQVRQVLHAHEKDEAFQAGTGYYQQEGDYDFHYRIVKGSGNQMLFRMLCDELYQLARMYRIQYSTTPNRPRQSYAEHHRILDAIADRDGELAELLMRRHIRASRLNIEKQIAQGNLKRTEA